Proteins co-encoded in one Pseudomonas fluorescens genomic window:
- a CDS encoding methylated-DNA--[protein]-cysteine S-methyltransferase codes for MAYTFITLPSPVGELKLVANGSRLAAILWENDKPNRVRLGPMSEAPDNPVLMKTARQLEEYFAGTRDAFDVALDFAGTEFQKKVWAALLTIPFGETRTYSQIAQQIGHPSAVRAVGAANGRNPISIIAPCHRVIGASGQLTGFAGGLEAKERLLTLESGPGSDIGKTGELF; via the coding sequence ATGGCCTACACGTTCATCACCCTGCCCTCGCCCGTCGGCGAGTTGAAGCTGGTCGCGAACGGTTCACGACTGGCCGCCATCCTCTGGGAAAACGACAAACCGAACCGGGTGCGCCTTGGACCGATGAGCGAAGCGCCGGACAATCCGGTGTTGATGAAAACCGCACGACAACTGGAAGAATATTTTGCCGGCACGCGCGATGCGTTCGATGTGGCGCTGGACTTTGCCGGCACCGAGTTCCAGAAAAAGGTCTGGGCCGCATTGCTGACCATTCCATTCGGCGAGACCCGCACCTACAGCCAGATTGCGCAGCAGATCGGCCACCCGAGCGCAGTGCGCGCCGTCGGCGCGGCGAACGGGCGCAATCCGATTTCGATCATCGCGCCCTGCCACCGGGTCATCGGCGCGTCGGGCCAGTTGACCGGATTTGCCGGAGGCCTGGAGGCCAAGGAACGATTGTTGACGCTGGAGAGCGGTCCGGGATCAGACATCGGCAAAACCGGCGAGCTGTTTTAA
- a CDS encoding DUF7693 family protein encodes MSPLSTREVCQRLREAALGVCALRRIAQESETGQISIEIDGWHLSLDFDGQRLHHCLQCRCPEDREWRLDTTQRFGTDPVSLLSTWELAQIERLLARTE; translated from the coding sequence ATGTCACCGCTATCCACCCGCGAAGTCTGCCAGCGCTTGCGTGAGGCGGCATTGGGCGTTTGCGCATTACGGCGTATTGCACAGGAATCCGAGACCGGCCAGATCTCGATCGAGATCGACGGCTGGCACCTGTCGCTCGATTTTGACGGTCAACGCCTGCACCACTGCCTGCAATGCCGGTGCCCGGAAGATCGTGAGTGGCGACTCGACACGACTCAACGTTTCGGCACCGACCCGGTCAGCTTGCTCAGCACCTGGGAACTGGCGCAGATCGAACGGTTGCTGGCGCGGACCGAATGA
- a CDS encoding SulP family inorganic anion transporter: MKPIRLRADVLAGLTTSFALLPECIAFALVAHLNPLMGLYGAFIICTLTALFGGRPGMVSGAAGSMAVVIVALVVQHGVQYLLATVLLGGLIMMAFGLLRLGKLVRMVPHPVMLGFVNGLAIIIALAQLEHFKSGEQWLSGTPLYLMTGLVLLTMAIVYILPRLTRAVPPALVAILGVGLLVYLLGLPTRTLGDMAHIAGGLPKFALPDIPWTLDTLRIIAPYAILMALVGLLETLLTLNLTDEITESRGYPDRECVALGAANMVSGALGGMGGCAMIGQTVINLSSGGRGRLSGVVAGVLILLFILFLSPLIERIPLAALVGVMFVVSQQTFAWASLRVLNKVPLNDVLVIIAVTIITVFTDLATAVLCGIIIAALNFAWQQARELYADEHLEADGSKLYRLHGTLFFASTTPFLNQFDPANDPQRVTLDCRHLSFVDYSAIAALKTLRERYAKAGKQLQVFHLSERCKKLLKRAGVDHD; the protein is encoded by the coding sequence ATGAAACCTATTCGTCTGCGCGCCGATGTCCTGGCCGGACTCACCACCTCGTTCGCCCTGTTGCCCGAATGCATTGCGTTTGCGCTGGTGGCTCATCTCAATCCGCTGATGGGCCTGTACGGCGCTTTCATTATTTGCACGTTGACCGCGCTGTTCGGCGGCCGGCCGGGCATGGTCTCCGGAGCGGCCGGTTCGATGGCGGTGGTGATCGTCGCGCTGGTAGTCCAGCACGGCGTGCAGTACCTGCTAGCGACGGTGTTGCTCGGCGGTTTGATCATGATGGCGTTCGGGCTGTTGCGCTTGGGCAAGCTGGTGCGCATGGTGCCGCATCCGGTGATGCTCGGGTTCGTCAACGGTCTGGCGATCATCATTGCGCTGGCGCAACTGGAGCATTTCAAGAGCGGCGAGCAGTGGCTCAGCGGCACGCCGTTGTACCTGATGACCGGGCTGGTGCTGCTGACCATGGCCATCGTCTACATTCTGCCGCGTCTGACTCGCGCCGTGCCGCCGGCGCTGGTGGCGATCCTCGGCGTCGGCTTGCTGGTTTATCTGCTCGGTCTGCCAACTCGCACCCTCGGTGACATGGCGCACATCGCCGGTGGTCTTCCGAAGTTCGCGTTGCCGGACATCCCGTGGACGCTGGACACCCTGCGCATCATCGCGCCTTACGCCATCCTGATGGCGCTGGTCGGCCTGCTGGAAACCCTGCTGACCCTCAACCTCACCGATGAAATCACCGAAAGCCGTGGTTATCCGGATCGCGAGTGTGTGGCGCTGGGGGCGGCGAACATGGTCTCCGGTGCGTTGGGCGGCATGGGCGGTTGCGCGATGATCGGCCAGACTGTGATCAACCTCAGTTCCGGCGGGCGCGGACGGTTGTCCGGGGTGGTGGCGGGGGTGTTGATCCTGCTGTTCATTCTGTTTCTGTCGCCGCTGATCGAGCGAATTCCGCTGGCGGCGCTGGTGGGGGTGATGTTTGTGGTGTCGCAGCAGACGTTTGCCTGGGCCTCGTTGCGGGTGCTGAACAAAGTGCCGCTCAACGATGTGCTGGTGATCATCGCGGTGACCATCATCACGGTATTTACCGATCTGGCCACGGCAGTGTTGTGCGGGATCATCATCGCGGCGCTGAATTTTGCCTGGCAGCAGGCACGCGAGCTGTACGCTGATGAGCATCTGGAAGCGGACGGCAGCAAACTCTATCGCCTGCATGGCACGCTGTTTTTTGCCTCGACCACGCCGTTCCTCAATCAGTTCGACCCGGCCAATGACCCGCAACGCGTGACGCTGGACTGTCGGCACCTGAGTTTTGTCGATTACTCGGCCATCGCCGCACTGAAAACCCTGCGCGAACGCTACGCCAAGGCCGGCAAGCAGTTGCAGGTGTTTCACCTGTCCGAACGTTGCAAGAAATTGCTGAAACGTGCCGGGGTCGATCACGACTGA
- a CDS encoding TetR/AcrR family transcriptional regulator has translation MSSIRERNQQLILAAASEEFAANGFDATQTRDIAARAGVPKANLYYYFQSKENLYGKVLLGFVEPLLEASAVLRESDDPLIGLRAYVAARIRIAREHPAIAKVFSGELLLGGRQLPDECRDLLHAEARRNVECLRSWIGRGLLAPVDPEHLMLFIWSATRTYTNIGWQMGRITGREVPQDEDYALAAETITRLVLEGVVAPRTGEIRGVLFAT, from the coding sequence ATGAGCAGCATCCGCGAACGCAACCAGCAACTGATCCTGGCCGCCGCCAGCGAAGAGTTTGCCGCCAACGGCTTCGACGCGACCCAGACCCGCGACATTGCCGCCCGGGCCGGTGTGCCCAAGGCCAATCTCTATTACTACTTCCAGAGCAAGGAAAACCTCTACGGTAAAGTGTTGCTCGGTTTTGTCGAACCGCTGCTCGAAGCCTCGGCGGTGCTGCGCGAAAGCGACGACCCGCTGATCGGTCTGCGCGCCTACGTCGCGGCACGCATCCGCATCGCCCGCGAACATCCGGCGATTGCCAAGGTGTTCAGTGGTGAACTGCTGCTGGGCGGTCGCCAGTTGCCGGACGAATGCCGCGACCTGCTGCACGCTGAAGCCCGGCGCAACGTCGAGTGCCTGCGCAGCTGGATCGGGCGCGGCTTGCTGGCCCCGGTGGATCCCGAGCATTTGATGCTGTTTATCTGGTCGGCGACGCGCACCTACACCAACATTGGATGGCAGATGGGGCGCATCACCGGTCGGGAAGTGCCGCAGGATGAGGACTATGCGCTGGCGGCGGAGACGATTACGCGATTGGTGCTGGAGGGCGTGGTGGCGCCACGAACGGGGGAAATCCGTGGCGTGCTGTTTGCGACCTGA
- a CDS encoding cupin domain-containing protein, translating into MDRLSTLLSHFGVNAGTFHSGTFCGISAYGGDQICGHVHLLQAGQVLLKPGNEPELTLNEPTLIFFPRPFAHRLFADEAMNTQLVCASLTFDGGAGNALAAALPDYLVLKLADLPEMASTLEWLFKEAFDGHCGREAVMDRLFELLVILLLRHLISSHNQQPGMMAGLADSKIARALSLMHDQPAKAWSVAELAATAHLSRAGFAEHFRRVVGQTPMDYLVSWRISLAQKRLREGRPIALIAEEVGYESPSALARAFRRKTGLSPREWKAGVS; encoded by the coding sequence ATGGATCGCTTGTCCACGTTGCTCAGTCACTTCGGCGTGAATGCCGGCACCTTCCACAGCGGTACTTTCTGCGGCATCAGCGCGTACGGCGGCGATCAGATCTGTGGCCATGTGCATCTGTTGCAGGCCGGGCAAGTGCTGCTCAAACCGGGAAATGAACCGGAACTCACCCTCAATGAACCGACGCTGATTTTCTTCCCTCGACCGTTTGCCCACCGATTGTTCGCCGACGAGGCGATGAACACGCAATTGGTGTGCGCCTCGCTGACATTTGACGGCGGCGCGGGCAACGCACTGGCGGCGGCGCTGCCGGATTATCTGGTGCTGAAACTTGCCGACCTTCCGGAAATGGCCAGTACCCTGGAGTGGCTGTTCAAGGAAGCATTCGACGGTCATTGCGGGCGCGAGGCCGTGATGGACCGGCTGTTCGAATTGCTGGTGATTCTGCTGCTGCGCCACCTCATCAGCAGTCACAACCAGCAGCCGGGCATGATGGCTGGGTTGGCGGATTCGAAGATTGCCCGCGCATTGAGCCTGATGCACGACCAACCGGCCAAGGCCTGGAGCGTCGCCGAATTGGCCGCGACCGCACATTTGTCCCGTGCCGGGTTTGCCGAGCATTTTCGGCGAGTGGTGGGGCAGACGCCGATGGATTATCTGGTGAGCTGGCGGATCAGCCTCGCGCAGAAACGCCTTCGCGAGGGGCGGCCGATTGCCTTGATTGCCGAAGAGGTTGGCTATGAAAGTCCTTCGGCGCTGGCCCGGGCGTTTCGGCGCAAGACCGGGCTCAGTCCGCGGGAGTGGAAAGCGGGAGTGAGCTGA
- the ggt gene encoding gamma-glutamyltransferase, whose product MKYEPFAKSLIATSLALSCLMAHAASVAPVAAENGMVVTAQHLATHVGVDVLKSGGNAVDAAVAVGYALAVVYPAAGNLGGGGFMTIQLADGRKTFLDFREKAPLAATADMYLDKQGNVIPDLSTRGHLAVGVPGTVSGMELALSKYGTKPRKDMIAPAIKLAEEGFELEQGDVDLLDYATDVFKKDMKDSGAIFLSNGEPMQVGQKLVQKDLGKTLRTISEKGADGFYKGWVADAIVTSSQANKGIITQADLDKYKTRELAPVECDYRGYHVVSAPPPSSGGVVICQIMNILEGYPMKDLGFHSAQGMHYQIEAMRHAYVDRNSYLGDPDFVKNPIEHLLDKNYATQLRNAIQPQKAGVSAELKPGVAPHEGSNTTHYSIVDKWGNAVSVTYTLNDWFGAGVMASKTGVILNDEMDDFTSKVGVPNMYGLVQGEANAIAPGKAPLSSMSPTIVTKDGKVVMVVGTPGGSRIITATLLTMLNVIDYGMGLQEAVDAPRFHQQWMPEQTNLEDFAASPDTKKILESWGHKFAGPQDANHIAAILVGAPSLGGKPVGKNRFYGANDPRRNTGLSLGY is encoded by the coding sequence ATGAAGTACGAACCTTTTGCCAAATCGCTGATTGCGACCTCATTGGCGCTCAGTTGCCTCATGGCCCACGCGGCCTCCGTGGCACCGGTGGCCGCCGAAAACGGCATGGTGGTCACCGCCCAGCATCTGGCGACTCACGTGGGTGTCGATGTACTGAAAAGTGGCGGCAACGCGGTGGATGCGGCAGTCGCGGTGGGCTACGCGCTGGCGGTGGTTTACCCGGCAGCGGGTAACCTCGGCGGTGGTGGTTTCATGACCATCCAGCTGGCGGACGGACGCAAGACCTTCCTCGACTTCCGGGAAAAAGCCCCATTGGCTGCGACGGCCGACATGTACCTCGACAAGCAGGGCAATGTCATTCCTGATCTGAGCACCCGTGGTCACCTCGCGGTGGGCGTTCCGGGCACCGTGTCCGGCATGGAGCTGGCGCTGAGCAAGTACGGCACCAAACCGCGCAAGGACATGATCGCCCCGGCGATCAAACTGGCGGAGGAAGGTTTCGAACTGGAGCAGGGTGACGTCGATCTGCTGGACTACGCCACTGACGTGTTCAAGAAGGACATGAAAGACTCCGGCGCGATATTCCTCAGTAATGGCGAACCGATGCAGGTCGGGCAGAAACTGGTGCAGAAGGACCTGGGCAAAACCCTGCGCACCATTTCCGAGAAAGGCGCCGATGGCTTCTACAAAGGCTGGGTGGCCGACGCCATCGTCACCTCCAGCCAGGCCAACAAGGGCATCATCACCCAGGCCGACCTGGACAAATACAAGACCCGCGAACTGGCTCCGGTGGAGTGCGACTATCGCGGCTACCACGTCGTGTCGGCGCCACCACCGAGTTCCGGCGGGGTGGTGATCTGCCAGATCATGAACATTCTCGAAGGCTATCCCATGAAGGACCTGGGCTTCCATTCGGCCCAGGGCATGCACTACCAGATCGAAGCGATGCGCCACGCCTACGTGGATCGCAATAGCTATCTGGGTGACCCGGATTTCGTGAAAAACCCGATCGAGCACCTGCTGGACAAGAACTACGCCACCCAATTGCGCAACGCGATCCAGCCGCAGAAGGCCGGCGTTTCCGCTGAGCTGAAACCTGGCGTTGCGCCTCACGAAGGCAGCAACACCACGCACTATTCGATCGTCGACAAATGGGGCAACGCGGTGTCCGTCACCTACACCCTCAACGACTGGTTCGGCGCGGGCGTGATGGCGAGCAAGACCGGGGTGATCCTCAACGATGAAATGGACGACTTCACCTCGAAAGTCGGCGTGCCGAACATGTACGGCCTGGTGCAGGGCGAAGCCAACGCCATCGCGCCCGGCAAGGCGCCTCTGTCGTCGATGAGCCCGACCATCGTGACCAAGGACGGCAAAGTGGTGATGGTGGTCGGTACGCCGGGCGGCAGTCGCATCATCACGGCAACCTTGCTGACCATGCTCAATGTCATCGACTACGGCATGGGCCTGCAGGAAGCGGTCGATGCGCCGCGTTTCCACCAGCAGTGGATGCCGGAACAGACCAACCTCGAAGACTTCGCCGCGAGCCCCGACACGAAGAAGATTCTCGAGAGCTGGGGCCACAAGTTTGCGGGCCCGCAGGACGCCAACCACATCGCCGCGATTCTGGTCGGTGCACCGTCGCTGGGTGGTAAACCGGTCGGCAAGAACCGCTTCTACGGCGCCAACGATCCACGGCGCAACACCGGGTTGTCACTGGGTTACTGA
- a CDS encoding DMT family transporter, which produces MERTTDLPAPTLEKTSGWINGFIGVVIFSGSLPATRLAVLEFDPVFLTVIRATLAGVLALCLLWLFRERRPARNQWTSLLIVALGVVVGFPLLTALALQYVTSAHSIVFVGLLPLATAIFGVLRGGERPRPVFWFFSVMGSSLVVGFAVSQGLTASPTGDLLMLAAILACGLGYAEGAKLSRTLGGWQVICWALVLSLPVMAVLSVWRAPASFSGFSVSAWVCLAYVSLFSMLIGFVFWYRGLAQGGIAAVGQLQLLQPFFGLALAATLLHEQVSVGMLVVTLGVILCVAGAKKFAR; this is translated from the coding sequence ATGGAACGAACCACGGATCTGCCCGCGCCAACCCTGGAAAAAACCAGTGGCTGGATCAACGGTTTCATCGGCGTCGTGATTTTCAGCGGCTCGCTGCCGGCCACGCGGCTGGCGGTGCTGGAATTCGACCCGGTATTTCTCACCGTCATCCGCGCCACCCTCGCCGGGGTGCTGGCGCTGTGCCTGTTGTGGCTGTTTCGCGAACGTCGCCCGGCGCGGAATCAGTGGACGTCGCTGTTGATTGTCGCGCTGGGCGTTGTCGTGGGGTTCCCGCTGTTGACCGCCCTCGCGCTGCAATACGTGACGTCGGCGCATTCCATCGTGTTTGTAGGACTGCTGCCGCTGGCAACGGCGATTTTTGGCGTGCTGCGCGGAGGCGAACGGCCGCGCCCAGTGTTTTGGTTTTTTTCGGTGATGGGCAGTTCGCTGGTGGTCGGTTTTGCGGTTTCCCAGGGACTGACCGCCTCGCCCACCGGGGATCTGTTGATGCTGGCGGCGATTCTTGCCTGCGGACTCGGCTATGCCGAGGGCGCAAAACTGTCGCGCACCCTCGGCGGCTGGCAGGTGATCTGCTGGGCGCTGGTGTTGTCGTTGCCGGTGATGGCCGTGCTCAGCGTATGGCGGGCGCCCGCCTCGTTCAGCGGTTTCAGCGTCTCGGCGTGGGTGTGCCTGGCTTACGTTTCGCTGTTCAGCATGCTGATCGGTTTTGTGTTCTGGTATCGCGGCCTGGCCCAGGGCGGGATTGCGGCGGTCGGACAGTTGCAGTTGTTGCAGCCATTCTTCGGACTGGCACTGGCGGCGACGTTGCTGCATGAGCAGGTCAGTGTCGGCATGTTGGTGGTCACGTTGGGGGTGATCCTGTGCGTGGCCGGGGCGAAAAAATTCGCCAGATAA
- a CDS encoding carboxymuconolactone decarboxylase family protein: protein MSRIAPISIENATDATRPTLEGVQKKIGFLPNLFKTLAVAPVALDAYVQISATLGKTSLSAKEKEAVYLATSQVNGCDYCLAAHTLFAGKAGLAAEEIIEARHGRLNAFATLAHQLTQTRGHLNDEQIGAARAAGIDDKKIIEVIAIVAAQTLTNYLNNVALTDIDFPAIDA, encoded by the coding sequence ATGAGCCGTATCGCCCCGATCAGCATTGAAAACGCCACCGACGCCACTCGCCCGACACTGGAAGGCGTGCAGAAAAAAATCGGTTTCCTGCCGAACCTGTTCAAGACCCTGGCCGTCGCGCCGGTTGCGCTGGATGCCTACGTGCAAATCTCCGCGACGCTGGGCAAAACGTCCCTGAGCGCCAAGGAAAAAGAAGCGGTGTACCTCGCCACGTCGCAGGTCAACGGCTGCGATTACTGCCTGGCGGCGCACACTTTGTTTGCCGGCAAGGCCGGGCTGGCCGCAGAGGAAATCATCGAGGCGCGTCATGGTCGGCTGAATGCCTTCGCCACCCTCGCCCATCAACTGACGCAAACCCGTGGTCACCTGAATGATGAACAGATCGGCGCCGCCCGCGCTGCCGGCATCGACGACAAGAAGATCATCGAAGTGATCGCCATCGTCGCCGCGCAAACCCTGACCAACTACCTCAACAACGTGGCGCTGACCGACATCGATTTCCCGGCCATCGACGCCTGA
- a CDS encoding GNAT family N-acetyltransferase has protein sequence MTLQALRATTIHLDAVAKLFDAYRGFYGQPSNLEQSRAFIAERMAGNESAIFLVEDESGEVLGFVQLYPTFSSIDAHRTWLLSDLFTTPAARGRGVGRLLMNTARDFAVETGAKGLMLETATDNFTAQGLYESLGWVRDTGYYTYLLDLRQG, from the coding sequence ATGACCCTTCAGGCACTGCGCGCCACGACGATTCACCTCGACGCGGTGGCGAAGCTGTTCGACGCTTATCGCGGTTTTTACGGCCAGCCGTCGAATCTCGAGCAATCGCGGGCCTTCATCGCCGAGCGCATGGCCGGCAATGAATCGGCGATTTTTCTGGTTGAGGATGAAAGCGGGGAGGTGCTGGGATTCGTGCAGCTTTACCCGACGTTCTCTTCGATAGACGCCCACCGGACCTGGCTGCTCAGCGACCTGTTCACCACGCCGGCCGCCCGTGGCCGTGGAGTGGGGCGACTATTGATGAACACCGCCCGCGACTTCGCCGTCGAAACCGGTGCCAAGGGGCTGATGCTGGAAACCGCCACCGACAATTTCACCGCCCAGGGTTTGTACGAGTCGCTCGGTTGGGTTCGTGACACCGGTTATTACACCTACCTGCTGGATCTGCGACAGGGCTGA
- a CDS encoding NUDIX domain-containing protein, protein MPDTAERINIVDTQVLSHDWYLLKKITFDYLRNNGEWQRQTREVYDRGNGAAILLFNREKRTVVLTRQFRLPVFVNGHDGLLIEVAAGLLEGAAPEQRIRDEAEEETGYRVHDVRKVFEAYMSPGSVTEKLHFFVAEYDAASKVSSGGGLEEETEELEVLEWLFDDALKAFARGEICDAKTIMLLQYAAMNNFFDA, encoded by the coding sequence ATGCCCGACACCGCCGAACGGATCAACATCGTCGACACTCAGGTGTTGTCCCACGACTGGTACCTGCTGAAGAAAATCACGTTCGATTACCTGCGCAACAACGGTGAATGGCAACGCCAGACTCGCGAGGTTTACGACCGTGGCAATGGTGCAGCGATTCTGTTGTTCAACCGCGAAAAACGTACCGTGGTGCTGACCCGCCAGTTCCGTCTGCCGGTGTTCGTCAACGGTCATGACGGCTTGCTGATCGAGGTCGCTGCAGGATTGCTGGAAGGCGCGGCGCCGGAGCAGCGAATCCGTGACGAGGCTGAGGAAGAAACCGGTTACCGCGTACATGACGTGAGGAAGGTCTTCGAGGCTTACATGAGTCCGGGGTCTGTGACCGAGAAATTGCACTTCTTCGTGGCCGAGTACGATGCAGCGTCGAAGGTCAGCAGTGGCGGCGGGCTGGAAGAGGAAACCGAAGAACTGGAGGTGCTGGAGTGGCTTTTCGATGACGCGCTCAAGGCGTTTGCGCGCGGCGAAATCTGCGATGCCAAGACCATCATGCTGTTGCAGTACGCGGCGATGAATAATTTCTTTGATGCTTAA
- a CDS encoding lysozyme inhibitor LprI family protein, translating to MLAFNLRHALLLTSLVFAANTHAASFDCAGASSPVEKAICADPYTSSLDEKLGVLWRTTLAQVADPQALKADQRAWLKNRSLCGAELACLSREYLMRLTELKYATRTFSWDATWQLIPHGVNSGSEVIIKRQDATHIRFEVSAQDGANSGDLEGIAVLNGGEARFEEGSCTLVFRAINGVLDVTQNGDDVDCGAGMGVFYSGRYVASDKPVSMNYNLLSVGLARTQQEDQALHKLLKGDYQKLVDRTSTMTVGDPAVDVPDAEVIEMWVRGLGNVNAAILMRAASNRFWVLMLVPDKEGHTRARYYTNVPEWKKRLPAQFQAWYERMEGDRALPLDFMP from the coding sequence ATGCTCGCTTTCAATCTCCGTCACGCCTTGCTGCTGACGTCTCTCGTTTTTGCTGCCAATACACACGCTGCCAGTTTCGACTGCGCTGGCGCTTCCAGCCCGGTTGAAAAAGCCATTTGTGCCGATCCGTATACCTCGAGTCTTGATGAGAAACTTGGGGTGCTTTGGCGGACAACGTTGGCGCAGGTGGCTGACCCGCAAGCGCTCAAGGCCGATCAAAGAGCATGGTTGAAGAACCGCAGCCTTTGTGGCGCTGAACTGGCGTGCTTGAGTCGTGAATATCTGATGCGCCTGACTGAGCTGAAATATGCGACCAGAACGTTCTCATGGGATGCCACATGGCAGTTGATTCCTCACGGGGTGAACTCGGGATCTGAAGTGATCATCAAGCGTCAGGACGCCACACACATCCGCTTTGAGGTTTCAGCACAAGACGGCGCCAATTCTGGTGATCTGGAAGGTATTGCTGTGTTGAACGGTGGTGAAGCCCGTTTCGAGGAGGGTAGTTGCACGCTTGTTTTTCGAGCGATCAATGGTGTACTGGACGTCACACAGAATGGCGATGACGTTGATTGCGGTGCCGGGATGGGTGTCTTTTACTCAGGTCGTTATGTGGCGTCTGATAAACCAGTTTCGATGAATTACAACTTGCTCAGCGTTGGACTTGCTCGTACGCAGCAAGAGGATCAGGCGTTGCATAAACTGCTCAAGGGTGATTATCAGAAGCTGGTGGACCGTACGAGTACCATGACTGTCGGCGACCCGGCGGTTGACGTGCCTGATGCAGAGGTCATCGAGATGTGGGTGCGCGGACTGGGCAATGTGAACGCGGCCATTCTGATGCGTGCGGCCAGTAATCGTTTCTGGGTGCTGATGTTGGTGCCTGATAAAGAGGGCCATACGCGAGCCCGTTACTACACCAATGTACCGGAATGGAAAAAGCGCCTGCCTGCTCAGTTCCAGGCATGGTACGAGCGGATGGAAGGCGACCGCGCGCTACCGCTGGATTTCATGCCCTGA
- a CDS encoding cysteine hydrolase family protein — MTTALLIIDVQRALCTGEYECHDIKRVIDTINGLSARARKAGVTVVLIQHNEKDSPLAHGAEGWQLADGLATAPGDLRVDKTANDSFYQTNLLKLIPREDFDRLVICGLQTDYCVNATVRQAHQLGYDVELAADAHSTVDNGNMSAEDIIAEHNKDWAHLTGSVARIDVKPAAEIAF, encoded by the coding sequence ATGACCACCGCATTGCTGATCATCGATGTCCAGCGCGCCCTGTGCACAGGCGAATACGAGTGTCACGACATCAAACGGGTGATCGACACCATCAACGGCCTCAGCGCCCGGGCGCGCAAGGCTGGCGTTACAGTCGTACTGATCCAGCATAATGAAAAGGACAGTCCGCTCGCCCACGGCGCCGAGGGCTGGCAACTGGCTGACGGCCTGGCCACCGCGCCCGGCGACCTGCGCGTCGACAAGACCGCCAACGACTCGTTCTACCAGACCAACCTGCTGAAACTGATCCCCCGGGAAGACTTCGATCGCCTGGTGATTTGCGGTCTGCAGACCGATTACTGCGTCAACGCCACCGTGCGCCAGGCCCATCAACTGGGCTACGACGTGGAGCTGGCGGCCGACGCGCATTCCACCGTCGACAACGGCAACATGAGCGCCGAAGACATCATCGCCGAACACAACAAGGACTGGGCGCACCTGACCGGCTCCGTGGCGCGGATCGATGTGAAGCCCGCGGCGGAAATCGCGTTCTGA